The DNA window GGCTCTACGACCTCGTGGAGGAGACCGTGCACACCGCTTCCGAGGACGAGGCGCTCGAAGTTCCCAAAGGAGCCGTAGTGGTGCCGGGGTCCCGAGCGGTCGGGTCCGACTTCGGAGAAGAGCACGGCCTGTCGCTCTACGCGCCCATGATTGTGAAGTACCGCGACGCCAAGACTGACGCCGCTACGGTGCTGGAAGATGCGCTGCGGTAGTCTACAGTTCGCTCTCCCTCGTCCTTTGCATGTCTCATGCGAATGCATACAGTCCCGCCCCGACATTGCCTCCTGTTCTTGATCGTTCTGCTGGCCGCGTCGGCACTCCCAACCCGGGCTCAGCCTGCGGATAGCAGTCCAACGCCCCCGCCGGAGCCGGTCCTTCCCGTCCCGACCGAGCGGCAGCTGGAGTGGCAGCGCGACGAGTTGAACATGTTCATCCATTTTGGAATCAACACGTTCACTGACCGCGAGTGGGGCACCGGGAATGAGGATCCAGCCGTTTTTCATCCTTCACGTTTTGCGCCGCACCAGTGGGCGCGAGTAGCGCAGGAGACGGGATTCCAGACGATGATTCTCACGGCCAAGCACCACGACGGCTTCACGCTGTGGCCGAGTCGATACACCGATCACTCGGTGGAGCAGAGTCCGTGGCGCAATGGAGAGGGCGACGTGGTAAAGGCGTTCGTGGAGGCTGCCCGCGAGCAAGGACGAAAGGTCGGGCTGTACCTATCTCCATGGGACCGCAACGCGCCCAGCTACGGCGACGAGGACGCCTACAACCAATTGTACCTGGCCCAGCTGCACGAGCTTCTCACGCAGTACGGGCCGCTGGAAGAGGTCTGGTTTGATGGGGCGAAGGGCGAGGGCGCGAAGGACATGACCTACCACTTCGACGCCTTTTGGTCGATGGTGCGGCAGCACCAGCCCGGGGCGGTTCTCTTCTCCGATGAAGGACCGGACGTACGGTGGATTGGCAATGAGCACGGCTTTGCGGGCGAGACGAACTGGTCGACGGTCGATCGCTCCGAGATTGAAATTGGCAGGGCGGGCCAGGGCGACTATTTGAACAGCGGCGAGCGCGGGGCGCCGGACTGGGTCCCGGGGGAGTGTGACACCTCGCTCCGGCCCGGCTGGTTTTGGCATCCGGACGAGGATCCGAAGTCGGTAGAGCGGCTGCTGGAGATTTACTTCAAGTCCGTGGGACGCAACTGCGTATTGCTGCTGAATGTGCCGCCAGCTCCGAGCGGTCGGTTTGCGGAGGAGGATGTGGAGCGGCTCTACGACTTTCGCACGGCCCTCAACGCCATCTTCGATGTCGACCTGACGGCAGGCGCCCGTCCGTCGGCCTCCTCCGTGCGCGGCGGAGCCTCCCGCTTCGGGCCCGCTCAGGTGCTCGACGATGATCTCGATACCTACTGGGCGCCCGACGACTCTACCGGAGAGGCATCGCTCACGCTCGCACTCGATTCGGTGCGCACCATCAACGTGATTGAGCTCCAGGAGCCGATTCAGCTTGGTCAGCGCGTGGCGGCCTACCGGGTAGAGGTGGAGAGGGAGGGAACCTGGTCGACCGTTCATCGCGGCACGACCATCGGGCATAAGGGACTGGCCCGGCTTTCTGATTCTATTACGACTCGCCGCGTGCGCGTCGTGATTGAGGACGCCCGCTCCGTTCCACTGCTGGCCGAAATGGCGCTGTATCGTGCGCCTCGCCGCCACTAACGGGAGAGCATGGAGAGGAGGGCAATCGGATCCTACCGCTTCCACAGGGTAGGGGTGGGCCTATCGTTTACTTGCTTACCATCGATGTACCGGTTCCTTTCTCATGAACACCGTATCTCCTTCTACCGCTGTCTCCGCCATCAACTCCGGGGATCGTGTCTTCGTTCACACCGCAGCGGCCACCCCTCAGGTGCTCGTCAACGCGATGACCGACCGTGCAGACGAGCTTCGGAACGTGGAGGTTTGTCATCTTCATACCGAGGGAGAGGCCCCATACGCGGAGGAGGCGCATGCGGATGCTTTCCACACGAATGCTATGTTCGTTGGAGCCAACGTACGAGAGGCCGTGAACGCGGGAACGGCCGACTACATTCCCGTCTTTCTCAGTGAGGTCCCCTCTCTCTTCCGCGAGGGCGTCCTTCCGCTCGACGTGGCGTTGCTCCACGTGTCTCCCCCCGACCGGCATGGGTTCTGTTCGCTCGGCGTTTCCGTCGACGCGTCCAACGCCGCCCTCGAAGGGGCAGACCGTATCGTGGCACAGATCAACCCGCAGATGCCCCGAACCCATGGCGACGGTCTCATTCACGTCGACGAGATTGACTTCGGAGTTGAGGTCGAGGCTCCGTTGTTCGAAGCGCCCCGTCCGGAGCTATCGGACGTGGAGCGGGCCATCGGGCGCAACTGTGCACAACTGGTCGATCATGGGGCCACCCTGCAGATGGGCATCGGCGCCATTCCCGATGCTGTCCTCGACGCGCTCGACGACCACGAGAACCTGGGCGTACACACCGAGATGTTCTCGGACGGAATCATTGACCTGATCGAGCAGGGCGTGATCACGGGAACGAATAAGGCCATCCATCCGGGCAAAGTGGTGGGCAGTTTTGCGATGGGTACGCGCCGCCTCTACGATTTTATGGACGACAATCCACTGGTGGCGATGCTCGATGTGGCCTACGTGAACGATACCGCCGTCATTCGGAGAAATCCGAAGGTGACCGCCATCAACAGTGCGATCGAAGTCGACCTCACCGGCCAGGTGTGTGCCGACACGATCGGGACCTACCAGTATAGTGGCGTGGGAGGACAAATGGACTTCATTCGTGGGGCCTCTCTGTCTGAAGGCGGAAAGCCAATCATTGCCCTTCCCTCCACGACCCGTTCAGGCATCTCGCGGATCGTCCCGCACCTCAAGGAAGGCGCCGACGTTGTGACCACGCGGGCCCACGTGCACCACATCGTGACGGAGTACGGCTCCGTAAATCTCTACGGCAAAAATCTCCGTGAGCGGGCGGAGGCCCTCATCGACATTGCTCATCCCGATCATCGAGAGGATCTACTGGAGGCGGCGCACGAGCGGTTCAACACGATGATTACGGCTTGACTGGGGCTTCCGGGCCACGAGCCAGCCGTACCGCAGCACTCCCATCCACTGGGCGATCCAGATGCGTATGAGGGTCCGGGCAAAGACGCGCTCCGATTCCGATGAGTCGAGCAGCGTCCGGAGGACGGCAGGGTCGGTGAATACGGCCCTCAGAAATCGCTGGAGCACGATCGACCACGTGCGCCGCACGAGCGGCGTTACGTCGTCGAGGTGTTCGATCGTGAGTCCGGCCCGGGCGGCCCAGTGGCGGAGGCGCGCGTCGGTCGGGAGGATCGATAGTCGTCCCTCTGTTTGGATGGGATCGAGAAGATATCGGCGGGCCCATTGCGGGGGCGAGGGAGAAGCCATCCACACGCAGGCCACAAATCGACCGCCGGGCCGAAGAATACGTGCCACTTCGGTGAAGACGTCTGATGGAGGGTGAATGTGCGTCAGGCTTTCCACGGCCACCGCGGCGTCCATGCTTGCGTCTGGCAGATCGTTCTCCAAAAAATCCTGAAGGCGATACTCCGGTACTGGCCCGTCCACGGGCTGTTGGCGGGCAAAAGTGGCCTGTGCTTCCGACACCGTAAAGCCCGTGACGTGTGCGCCATACGCCGCTGCCCACAATCGGGCCGGGGCGCCGTATCCGCACCCGATGTCGCACACCCGCGTGCCGTCCTCGATTCGAGCAGAGTGGGCAACTTGGTGGACGAGTTCTTGAACGGCTTCGGTCGAAGAGGCGGACGTGTCGGTCCAGAGTCCGTGGTGTACGTGCTCCCCCCAGAGCTGGCGATAGAAGCGGTCGAGGTGGTCGTAGTGCCCGGCAACGGCGTCGTGAGGCTCGTGCATGATCGAAGGCGTCCGTGAGAGAGTTGGAGAAACGTATCCGATCCGTGAATTACCATCCGTCCGCTTGACGCCGCCCCGCTCCGGTTCTTTGTTCGGAAACGCCTCCTTTGCTTTCACTCATTCCTTTTTCTGCGATGGCTTCAGAGTACACTCCCGAAACGCGGCAGGACCGGATCACACAGCAGTGGGTGGCGTGTGCCCCAGAGCGCAGCGGCCGGCCGCACAAGACGGGCGATCGGTCTCCAGATCGAGATCCGACCGACGATACGCCGGTGGAGGGGTGTCCGTTCTGTCCCGGCCACGAGGACCTGCTGCCGTCCGTGCTCTGGGAGTTGGACGCGGGACAAGGGCGACCCTGGGACGCGCGGGCCGTACCGAACAAATTCTCGGCCCTCACGCCTGCTCCGGCGTTCGAGACGCAGGCGCGCGGCTTGTATCGAACCCGTACCAATCATGGGCGGCAGGAGGTGATCATCGACTCGCCGTATCACTACCAGGGCCTCGCTCACATGTCGGAATCGCAGATCGATGCGGTGTTGCAGGCGTACCTGGCCCGCTACCACGCGCTACGGCGGGCCGAGCCGCCCCTTTATCCGTTTCTCTTTCGGAATCACGGGGCGAAGGCCGGGGCTTCGATTCCACATCCCCACAGTCAGATCATTGGCACTCCCTTCGCGCCGCCCCGTATCGAACAGGAAGAAGAGGCAGCCCGCTCGCGCTACGAGGAGACGGGGCAGTGCCCTTACTGCGAAATGATCGATGAGGAACTGGAGGCGGAGACGCGGCTCGTGTGGACGAATGACGACTACGTGGTGTTCGTGCCGTTTGCCGCCCGAGTGCCGTATGAACTGTGGATTCTCCCGCGGACCCACGAGCCGGAGTTTGGTCGGTTAAATGAGGAGCACCGCTCGTCGCTTGCACAGTCGCTCCAGACGGTCGTCAGGCGTCTCTACACGCATCTCGACGATCCAGACTACAACTTCTTTATACGTACAGCCCTTGAGTACGAGTCCGAGGCCGCGCATCTTCACTGGAGTCTTCGTCTCCAGCCGCGGACCAACGTGCAGGCCGGGTTTGAACTGAGTACCGGTGTTCGGATCAATCCATCGATTCCCGAGCGCGACGCCGCTGTGCTTCGGGGGGGCAGGGAAGAGCCCTAAGAGGCTGGTTTGATGTATTGCCGGAGAGGGGGCGAGGGACTGAAGGCTCGTTTGCCGGGTGGACGAAATCCCATCGACAGACCTACCAATTGGGGGGCTCTTTGCTTGCCCCAAACAGGTGCTAAAAGATGCTGGTGGCCCCCGGAAGACGCACCGTCGTGTCTCCGGAGAACGGAACGACGAGACGGTTCTGCTCCGCATGGTAATCGTACTCTGAATCCGAGAGGGCATCCCCGTCGCGGATCACGCGGTTGATGCTGTCCACGTAGATCTCCAGTCGGCCGTCATGGTCGAGGGCCTCGAAGGAGATTGTAATTCCGTTGTTCGTGACGCGGCTGGTAATGGGGCGCACGACGCGCCCGGTGTAGTAGTTGAACGACGTCGTTTCGGAACGAGCCGGAAAGACCTCAATGCGGAGTCGAGGCTGCCAGT is part of the Salinibacter sp. 10B genome and encodes:
- a CDS encoding class I SAM-dependent methyltransferase, with translation MHEPHDAVAGHYDHLDRFYRQLWGEHVHHGLWTDTSASSTEAVQELVHQVAHSARIEDGTRVCDIGCGYGAPARLWAAAYGAHVTGFTVSEAQATFARQQPVDGPVPEYRLQDFLENDLPDASMDAAVAVESLTHIHPPSDVFTEVARILRPGGRFVACVWMASPSPPQWARRYLLDPIQTEGRLSILPTDARLRHWAARAGLTIEHLDDVTPLVRRTWSIVLQRFLRAVFTDPAVLRTLLDSSESERVFARTLIRIWIAQWMGVLRYGWLVARKPQSSRNHRVEPLVRRLQ
- a CDS encoding DUF4931 domain-containing protein, which produces MASEYTPETRQDRITQQWVACAPERSGRPHKTGDRSPDRDPTDDTPVEGCPFCPGHEDLLPSVLWELDAGQGRPWDARAVPNKFSALTPAPAFETQARGLYRTRTNHGRQEVIIDSPYHYQGLAHMSESQIDAVLQAYLARYHALRRAEPPLYPFLFRNHGAKAGASIPHPHSQIIGTPFAPPRIEQEEEAARSRYEETGQCPYCEMIDEELEAETRLVWTNDDYVVFVPFAARVPYELWILPRTHEPEFGRLNEEHRSSLAQSLQTVVRRLYTHLDDPDYNFFIRTALEYESEAAHLHWSLRLQPRTNVQAGFELSTGVRINPSIPERDAAVLRGGREEP
- a CDS encoding acetyl-CoA hydrolase/transferase C-terminal domain-containing protein codes for the protein MNTVSPSTAVSAINSGDRVFVHTAAATPQVLVNAMTDRADELRNVEVCHLHTEGEAPYAEEAHADAFHTNAMFVGANVREAVNAGTADYIPVFLSEVPSLFREGVLPLDVALLHVSPPDRHGFCSLGVSVDASNAALEGADRIVAQINPQMPRTHGDGLIHVDEIDFGVEVEAPLFEAPRPELSDVERAIGRNCAQLVDHGATLQMGIGAIPDAVLDALDDHENLGVHTEMFSDGIIDLIEQGVITGTNKAIHPGKVVGSFAMGTRRLYDFMDDNPLVAMLDVAYVNDTAVIRRNPKVTAINSAIEVDLTGQVCADTIGTYQYSGVGGQMDFIRGASLSEGGKPIIALPSTTRSGISRIVPHLKEGADVVTTRAHVHHIVTEYGSVNLYGKNLRERAEALIDIAHPDHREDLLEAAHERFNTMITA
- a CDS encoding alpha-L-fucosidase, with protein sequence MIVLLAASALPTRAQPADSSPTPPPEPVLPVPTERQLEWQRDELNMFIHFGINTFTDREWGTGNEDPAVFHPSRFAPHQWARVAQETGFQTMILTAKHHDGFTLWPSRYTDHSVEQSPWRNGEGDVVKAFVEAAREQGRKVGLYLSPWDRNAPSYGDEDAYNQLYLAQLHELLTQYGPLEEVWFDGAKGEGAKDMTYHFDAFWSMVRQHQPGAVLFSDEGPDVRWIGNEHGFAGETNWSTVDRSEIEIGRAGQGDYLNSGERGAPDWVPGECDTSLRPGWFWHPDEDPKSVERLLEIYFKSVGRNCVLLLNVPPAPSGRFAEEDVERLYDFRTALNAIFDVDLTAGARPSASSVRGGASRFGPAQVLDDDLDTYWAPDDSTGEASLTLALDSVRTINVIELQEPIQLGQRVAAYRVEVEREGTWSTVHRGTTIGHKGLARLSDSITTRRVRVVIEDARSVPLLAEMALYRAPRRH